In Halopelagius inordinatus, a single genomic region encodes these proteins:
- a CDS encoding sodium-dependent transporter: MTRETWATRIGFILAAVGSAVGLGNIWRFPWVAAENGGSAFLAVYLGIVLLVGVPGLLGEFVIGRRANRSPAGALRSLSGSNVWGAWGLFYVVTAIALISFYSVVGGWILRYFVESSLALAGTGPTYFANPGQYFGGVSAGLDAVGFHVLFLALTAIIVLAGVRRGIELGTKVMMPAVLVLLVGLAVWAGTQSGAADAYAFYLRFDAATVRENFFGVLGPAAGQALFTLSLGAGTMVTYASYVDEDRSLAFDGTTIALLNTAVGVLAGLVVFPLLFSLGISPGETGTGAGALFVGLAGAFSQLPGGVLIATAFFAVVTLAALSSSISMLEIPVAFLVDEYGVERRTAVAGVGSVVAVTGSVCALDPAIFGFVAGTLVDILLTAGLTGFLVFVGWVMGRDALDEFRSGAGGVATALSTPWLFAVGALLPVFLVFTLLTTFGMDARLGFWPTVATAAALAVVIFAGVRGEPEAA, translated from the coding sequence ATGACACGAGAGACGTGGGCGACACGAATCGGCTTCATCCTCGCCGCCGTGGGAAGCGCGGTCGGTCTCGGGAACATCTGGCGGTTCCCGTGGGTCGCCGCCGAAAACGGTGGTAGCGCGTTCCTCGCGGTTTATCTCGGCATCGTCTTGCTCGTCGGCGTCCCCGGTCTGCTCGGCGAGTTCGTCATCGGTCGGCGAGCGAATCGGAGTCCCGCGGGCGCGCTTCGGTCGCTCTCGGGGTCGAACGTCTGGGGCGCGTGGGGGCTGTTCTACGTGGTCACCGCAATCGCGCTCATCTCGTTTTACAGCGTCGTCGGCGGGTGGATACTGCGGTACTTCGTCGAGAGTAGCCTCGCACTCGCGGGGACCGGACCGACGTACTTCGCGAACCCGGGACAGTACTTCGGCGGCGTCTCCGCCGGACTCGACGCCGTCGGCTTTCACGTGCTATTTTTGGCGCTCACCGCGATAATCGTCCTCGCGGGCGTCCGCCGCGGCATCGAACTCGGGACGAAAGTGATGATGCCCGCCGTCCTCGTCCTCCTCGTCGGACTGGCGGTGTGGGCGGGAACCCAGTCGGGCGCGGCCGACGCGTACGCGTTCTACCTCCGCTTCGACGCCGCGACGGTTCGCGAGAACTTCTTCGGCGTCCTCGGCCCGGCGGCGGGACAGGCGCTTTTCACTCTCTCTTTGGGCGCGGGGACGATGGTCACCTACGCATCCTACGTCGACGAGGACCGTTCGCTGGCGTTCGACGGGACGACCATCGCCCTCCTCAACACCGCAGTCGGCGTCCTCGCCGGACTCGTCGTCTTCCCGCTTCTGTTCTCGCTCGGCATCTCGCCGGGCGAAACCGGAACCGGCGCGGGCGCGTTGTTCGTCGGACTGGCGGGCGCGTTCTCGCAACTCCCCGGCGGCGTCCTCATCGCGACGGCCTTTTTCGCCGTCGTCACCCTCGCCGCGCTTTCGAGTTCCATCAGCATGCTGGAGATACCCGTCGCGTTCCTCGTCGACGAGTACGGCGTCGAACGCCGCACCGCAGTCGCCGGCGTCGGTTCCGTCGTCGCCGTCACCGGGTCGGTTTGCGCGCTCGACCCGGCGATATTCGGCTTCGTCGCGGGAACCCTCGTCGACATTCTCCTGACGGCCGGTCTGACCGGCTTTCTCGTCTTCGTCGGTTGGGTCATGGGCCGCGACGCTCTCGACGAGTTCCGCTCGGGCGCGGGAGGGGTGGCGACGGCGCTCTCGACGCCGTGGCTCTTCGCCGTCGGCGCTCTCCTGCCCGTCTTCCTCGTGTTCACGCTCCTGACGACGTTCGGGATGGACGCCCGCCTCGGCTTTTGGCCCACCGTCGCAACCGCCGCGGCCCTCGCCGTGGTCATCTTCGCCGGCGTCCGCGGCGAACCCGAGGCGGCCTGA
- a CDS encoding sodium-dependent transporter: protein MSERETWATRAGFILAAVGSAVGLGNIWQFPFKTAQFGGASFLVVYLIAVFGIGLPAILAEFVIGRRAKLNAVSAFGNLGYRQWRFVGALGLFTGFWILSYYSVVGGWVIRYIWGSATGAYFTDSAAYFGAVSAGLDAVALHAVFMFLCIFIVALGIEDGIEKATKVMVPSIVVILLGLAAYGTTLSGAGAGYDYFLSPDFGALMSNIGDIVPFAVGQAFFSLSLGMGAMITYASYIDGEDSLVADGSTIVVLNTFVGVLAGFVVFPLLFAQGIDPNTSGPGAVFVSIAGAFANIPAGRAVGVVFFLVVLIAALSSAISLLEVVTSYIIDNYDVGRAPTATAIGVGLFLLGLPSAFDTAWLGWFDTLAYQLLLPVSVLLVLVFVGWILGGEALSEVMKGSSLGDGFGTTWLWMVRVVVILAVLGTLALGIQTLFLGSEPAIVPPL from the coding sequence ATGAGTGAACGAGAGACGTGGGCGACGCGGGCAGGGTTCATCCTCGCAGCCGTCGGGTCCGCCGTGGGCCTCGGGAACATCTGGCAGTTCCCGTTCAAAACGGCGCAGTTCGGGGGCGCATCCTTCCTCGTCGTCTACCTCATCGCCGTGTTCGGAATCGGGCTACCGGCCATCCTCGCGGAGTTCGTCATCGGACGGCGCGCGAAACTCAACGCCGTCAGCGCCTTCGGTAATCTCGGATACCGACAGTGGCGCTTCGTCGGCGCGTTGGGACTCTTCACCGGGTTCTGGATTCTGTCGTACTACAGCGTCGTCGGCGGATGGGTGATTCGGTACATCTGGGGAAGCGCCACGGGCGCGTACTTCACCGACTCCGCGGCCTACTTCGGCGCGGTGTCGGCGGGTCTGGACGCCGTGGCGCTTCACGCCGTCTTCATGTTCCTCTGCATCTTCATCGTCGCCCTCGGCATCGAGGACGGCATCGAGAAGGCGACGAAGGTGATGGTCCCCTCCATCGTCGTCATCCTGCTGGGACTGGCGGCGTACGGAACCACGCTCTCCGGCGCGGGCGCGGGGTACGACTACTTCCTCTCGCCGGACTTCGGCGCGTTGATGAGCAACATCGGCGACATCGTCCCGTTCGCCGTGGGACAGGCGTTCTTCTCGCTGTCGCTCGGGATGGGCGCGATGATAACGTACGCCTCCTACATCGACGGTGAGGACAGTCTCGTCGCCGACGGCAGCACCATCGTCGTGCTGAACACGTTCGTCGGCGTCCTCGCCGGGTTCGTCGTGTTCCCCCTGCTGTTCGCGCAGGGCATCGACCCGAACACCTCGGGGCCGGGCGCGGTGTTCGTCAGCATCGCGGGCGCGTTCGCCAACATCCCCGCCGGCCGCGCAGTCGGCGTCGTGTTCTTCCTCGTCGTCCTCATCGCGGCGCTCTCCTCGGCCATCAGCCTGCTGGAAGTCGTCACCTCCTACATCATCGACAACTACGACGTGGGCCGCGCGCCGACGGCGACGGCCATCGGCGTCGGTCTGTTCCTCCTCGGCCTCCCATCCGCGTTCGACACCGCGTGGCTCGGGTGGTTCGACACGCTCGCGTACCAACTGCTGCTCCCCGTCTCGGTGCTTCTCGTCCTCGTGTTCGTCGGATGGATACTGGGCGGCGAAGCGCTCTCGGAAGTGATGAAGGGGTCGAGCCTCGGCGACGGATTCGGAACGACGTGGCTCTGGATGGTTCGCGTCGTCGTCATCCTCGCCGTCCTCGGAACGCTGGCGCTCGGTATCCAGACGCTGTTCCTCGGCTCCGAACCGGCCATCGTCCCGCCGCTCTGA
- a CDS encoding SDR family oxidoreductase, which produces MSVEFDFDGTVALVTGASGALGSAIARTFRDAGATVAAADVVAPDDEDSALDPTGDIEFYEGDFTDEDDVARVVAEVVDDHGRLDYLANVAGTWRGGTQIDEADVETFDFLFDVNLKTMFLASKHAIPRLRETEGAIVSVSARSSLEGGEGDGIYRASKAGVRLLTETIAEENLGTVRANAVMPSVIDTPANRAMMPDADHDSWVEPAQIARVVAVLCSDAAEVTSGAAVPVYGEA; this is translated from the coding sequence ATGTCAGTCGAATTCGACTTCGACGGGACGGTGGCGTTGGTGACCGGTGCGAGCGGTGCTCTCGGAAGCGCAATCGCGCGCACGTTCCGGGACGCGGGCGCGACAGTCGCCGCGGCGGACGTCGTCGCGCCGGACGACGAGGACTCCGCGTTGGACCCGACGGGAGACATCGAGTTCTACGAGGGAGACTTCACCGACGAAGACGACGTGGCCCGCGTCGTCGCGGAGGTAGTGGACGACCACGGGCGACTCGACTATCTCGCAAACGTCGCGGGGACATGGCGCGGCGGCACGCAGATAGACGAGGCGGACGTGGAGACGTTCGACTTCCTCTTCGACGTGAACCTCAAGACGATGTTCCTCGCGTCGAAACACGCGATTCCGCGCCTCCGAGAGACGGAGGGCGCTATCGTCTCCGTCTCCGCGCGTTCGTCGCTGGAGGGGGGCGAAGGTGACGGCATCTACCGCGCGTCGAAGGCGGGCGTGCGCCTCCTCACCGAGACGATAGCCGAGGAGAACCTCGGGACGGTTCGCGCCAACGCGGTGATGCCCAGCGTCATCGACACGCCCGCGAACCGCGCGATGATGCCCGACGCCGACCACGACTCGTGGGTCGAACCCGCACAGATAGCGCGCGTCGTCGCCGTTCTCTGCTCGGACGCCGCGGAAGTCACCTCGGGCGCGGCGGTACCCGTCTACGGCGAGGCCTGA
- a CDS encoding NADPH:quinone reductase: MHAVRFHEHGGADVLTVDDAETPDVEPGQVLVDVAAIGVNPVDTYFREGAYPVPHLPFVPGSDLAGTVVVVGDGVERFEAGDRVYGTGLGNGMSGTYAEEVAAPADFLAHVPDGVSFEDAAALALVGTTAWQAFVHHAGVEPAETVLVHGGSGGVGHVAVQLAETMGARVLATASEEFHGDVRALGADEAFDYRRDDLADAVTAAGAPDVILDTHMDRYLQFNADVAATGGRIVGIGNDTGEGGFSNIGVTKGKELRYQFMTMYNTPEKDAVLTRLASLLERGDVEPVVHETYALEDAAEAQRAVLEDSFLGKLVLTT; encoded by the coding sequence ATGCACGCAGTCAGATTTCACGAACACGGCGGCGCGGACGTACTGACAGTCGACGACGCGGAGACGCCCGACGTCGAACCGGGACAGGTTCTCGTCGATGTCGCGGCTATCGGCGTCAACCCGGTGGACACCTACTTCCGAGAGGGGGCGTATCCGGTGCCGCATCTCCCCTTCGTTCCCGGGTCGGACCTCGCGGGAACCGTCGTCGTCGTCGGCGACGGCGTCGAACGCTTCGAGGCGGGTGACCGCGTCTACGGCACCGGACTCGGCAACGGGATGTCCGGCACGTACGCCGAGGAAGTCGCCGCGCCCGCGGACTTTCTCGCCCACGTCCCCGACGGCGTCTCCTTCGAGGACGCCGCGGCCCTCGCCTTGGTCGGGACGACGGCGTGGCAGGCGTTCGTCCACCACGCGGGCGTCGAACCCGCAGAGACGGTTCTCGTCCACGGCGGAAGCGGCGGCGTCGGCCACGTCGCGGTCCAACTCGCGGAGACGATGGGCGCGCGGGTTCTCGCCACCGCCTCCGAGGAGTTCCACGGCGACGTGCGCGCACTCGGCGCGGACGAGGCGTTCGACTACCGCCGCGACGACTTGGCGGACGCCGTCACCGCCGCGGGCGCACCGGACGTGATTCTCGACACGCACATGGACCGCTACCTGCAGTTCAACGCCGACGTCGCCGCCACGGGGGGACGCATCGTCGGCATCGGTAACGATACCGGGGAGGGCGGCTTCTCGAACATCGGCGTCACGAAGGGGAAGGAACTGCGCTATCAGTTCATGACGATGTACAACACGCCGGAGAAAGACGCCGTCTTGACCCGTCTCGCGTCGCTTCTCGAACGCGGCGACGTCGAACCGGTCGTCCACGAGACGTACGCTCTCGAAGACGCCGCCGAAGCCCAACGGGCGGTTCTCGAAGATAGTTTCCTCGGGAAACTCGTCCTCACGACCTGA
- the sucC gene encoding ADP-forming succinate--CoA ligase subunit beta gives MKLHEYQAKDLFAEAGIPVPESRLASSVDEVMDAVEDIGYPAAIKAQVHVGGRGKAGGIKIATDEGEAREAAEDILGMDLKGYTVEEVLVEAGVDFENELYVGITMDRGEGKPVAMVSTEGGVNIEEVAEETPEAIAREHIDPAFGLHPYQARKVVFEAGIPDDVAMDVASFLSTLYDLYEENDASDIEINPVMITSDRDVVAADAVMNIDDDALFRHPDLAEMEEDAYQNDLERKAGEYGFDYVRLSGNVGIIGNGAGLVMTTLDLVDHYGGTPANFLDIGGGAKAERVTQALDMVFSDDNVDAVVFNIFGGITRGDEVAKGINEALEQFDEIPKKVVVRLAGTNAEEGMEILNTDLVEVEKTLEDAVQRAVQNAEEASQ, from the coding sequence ATGAAGCTTCACGAATATCAGGCGAAGGACCTCTTCGCCGAGGCCGGGATTCCGGTGCCCGAGTCCCGCCTCGCGTCGTCTGTCGACGAGGTCATGGATGCCGTAGAGGATATCGGTTACCCCGCGGCCATCAAGGCGCAGGTTCACGTCGGCGGACGCGGCAAAGCCGGCGGAATCAAGATAGCGACGGACGAAGGCGAGGCCCGCGAGGCCGCAGAGGACATCCTCGGCATGGACCTGAAAGGGTACACCGTCGAGGAGGTTCTCGTCGAGGCCGGAGTGGACTTCGAGAACGAACTGTACGTCGGCATCACGATGGACCGCGGCGAGGGGAAACCCGTCGCGATGGTCTCGACGGAAGGCGGCGTCAACATCGAGGAAGTCGCAGAGGAGACGCCCGAAGCCATCGCCCGCGAACACATCGACCCCGCGTTCGGCCTGCATCCGTACCAGGCCCGCAAGGTGGTCTTCGAGGCGGGCATCCCGGACGACGTGGCGATGGACGTCGCGTCGTTCCTCTCGACGCTGTACGACCTCTACGAGGAGAACGACGCCTCGGACATCGAAATCAACCCCGTGATGATAACCTCGGACCGCGACGTCGTCGCCGCCGACGCCGTCATGAACATCGACGACGACGCCCTGTTCCGACACCCGGACCTCGCGGAGATGGAAGAGGACGCCTACCAGAACGACTTAGAGCGGAAAGCCGGCGAGTACGGCTTCGACTACGTCCGCCTGTCGGGTAACGTCGGCATCATCGGCAACGGTGCCGGTCTCGTGATGACGACGCTCGACCTCGTGGACCACTACGGCGGCACGCCCGCGAACTTCCTCGACATCGGCGGCGGCGCGAAGGCCGAACGCGTGACACAGGCCCTCGACATGGTGTTCTCCGACGACAACGTCGATGCGGTCGTGTTCAACATCTTCGGCGGCATCACCCGCGGCGACGAGGTGGCCAAAGGTATCAACGAGGCCCTGGAGCAGTTCGACGAGATTCCGAAGAAAGTCGTCGTGCGACTCGCGGGCACGAACGCGGAGGAGGGCATGGAGATTCTCAACACGGACCTCGTCGAGGTGGAGAAGACGCTCGAAGACGCGGTGCAACGCGCCGTGCAGAACGCAGAGGAGGCAAGCCAATGA
- the sucD gene encoding succinate--CoA ligase subunit alpha: protein MSILVDDDTRVVVQGITGGEGNFHTQQMMEYGTNVVAGAVPGKGGQEVEGVPVYDTVHEAVREEDANASVVFVPPAFAGDAVFEALDTDLEFVVAITEGIPTQDMAKVNKRLSEVDTRLLGPNCPGIITPGEAKLGILPGNIFEAGNVGLVSRSGTLTYQVVSNLTDRGIGQTTAVGIGGDPIIGTSFIDALELFEADKDTDAVVMCGEIGGEDEEQAAKYIAQNMDTPVAGFIAGRTAPPGKRMGHAGAIVSGSGTGTAESKISALNDAGVPVGDTPSEVAEHVEDFL, encoded by the coding sequence ATGAGTATCCTAGTCGACGACGACACTCGCGTGGTTGTACAGGGCATCACCGGCGGGGAGGGCAACTTCCACACCCAGCAGATGATGGAGTACGGAACGAACGTGGTCGCCGGTGCCGTCCCCGGCAAGGGCGGCCAAGAGGTCGAAGGCGTCCCCGTCTACGACACCGTCCACGAGGCCGTCCGCGAGGAGGACGCCAACGCCTCCGTCGTGTTCGTCCCGCCGGCGTTCGCCGGCGACGCCGTCTTCGAGGCTCTCGACACGGACCTGGAGTTCGTCGTGGCCATCACCGAGGGCATCCCGACGCAGGACATGGCCAAGGTGAACAAGCGACTCTCCGAAGTTGACACCCGCTTGCTCGGCCCCAACTGCCCCGGTATCATCACGCCCGGCGAGGCCAAACTCGGCATCCTCCCCGGCAACATCTTCGAGGCCGGTAACGTCGGTCTGGTCTCTCGGTCGGGGACCCTGACGTACCAGGTCGTTTCGAACCTCACCGACCGCGGCATCGGTCAGACCACCGCCGTCGGTATCGGCGGCGACCCCATCATCGGCACCTCCTTTATCGACGCCCTCGAACTGTTCGAGGCCGACAAAGACACCGACGCCGTCGTCATGTGCGGCGAAATCGGCGGCGAGGACGAAGAACAGGCCGCGAAGTACATCGCCCAGAACATGGACACGCCCGTCGCGGGCTTCATCGCGGGCCGCACCGCGCCGCCGGGCAAGCGCATGGGCCACGCGGGCGCTATCGTCTCCGGGTCCGGAACCGGCACCGCGGAGTCGAAGATATCGGCGCTCAACGACGCGGGCGTCCCCGTCGGCGACACGCCGAGCGAAGTCGCAGAACACGTCGAAGACTTCCTGTAG
- a CDS encoding CBS domain-containing protein: MLVRDVMSKPVVTVAVDAALDAAAKRMLDADVGSVVVESDGVPVGILSESDVLTAGVNTGRPLSGVSVRAAMSAPLTRTRPTATVRSAAETMRRENAKKLLVVDGTDLVGVLTLTDVVWNLSDLRREERRKADARFEWRHDERFK; encoded by the coding sequence ATGCTCGTGAGAGACGTGATGTCGAAACCGGTCGTCACCGTCGCCGTCGACGCCGCCCTCGACGCGGCGGCAAAGCGCATGCTCGACGCGGACGTCGGGAGCGTCGTCGTCGAGTCCGACGGCGTTCCGGTCGGCATCCTCTCGGAGTCGGACGTGTTGACCGCGGGCGTCAACACCGGCCGACCCCTCTCCGGGGTGTCGGTCAGAGCGGCGATGTCGGCTCCGCTCACGCGAACGCGGCCGACGGCGACGGTTCGGTCGGCGGCCGAGACTATGCGTCGGGAGAACGCGAAGAAACTCCTCGTCGTCGACGGAACCGACCTCGTGGGCGTACTCACCCTCACGGACGTCGTCTGGAACCTCTCGGACCTCCGGCGCGAAGAACGACGGAAAGCCGACGCGCGGTTCGAGTGGCGCCACGACGAACGGTTCAAGTGA
- a CDS encoding HalOD1 output domain-containing protein has translation MQEELRLPPTRGSLATTLVSLVADVSGTDAVDLPPLAAVVDPDALGDLIDGPSAVDDLTVSFDYAGFRVLVRGNGRIHLTEADAIPQRN, from the coding sequence ATGCAAGAAGAACTACGCCTCCCCCCGACTCGGGGCTCTCTCGCCACCACTCTCGTCTCTCTCGTCGCCGACGTCTCCGGAACCGACGCCGTGGACCTCCCCCCCTTGGCGGCGGTGGTCGACCCCGACGCGCTCGGCGACCTGATCGACGGCCCGTCGGCGGTCGACGACCTCACCGTCTCGTTCGACTACGCGGGATTCCGCGTCCTCGTCCGCGGGAACGGACGAATCCACCTGACCGAGGCGGACGCGATTCCGCAACGGAACTGA
- a CDS encoding DUF7350 domain-containing protein has translation MSPNLSRRDVLGALGAGSLVGAAGCLGTLGFETQSAWRDPPLVENRPDAVYRPALTEGMKTYGTTTAGPYGVALTYSYPHRFWTLTGTELSKTVVGAQDSLHLMVSLWDRETRTVLPVDSGVGIEITRDGSLVTEELAYPMLSQQMGLHYGSNYVLDGEGEYEATVSVGGVSLDRTGSFAGRFDSAERASLSFTFDTDDLSDVPLTRLDDAGERGAVEPMEMEFPVGVAPDAESLPGRHLGRATSGDAVLHAFAIDDADAGRFGDSGGTYLYLSARTPYNRITLPTMGVTAALTRDGETAFEGTLSRTLDPELGYHYGASVGEVRDGDTLDVSVDVPPQISRHDGYETAFLDMPPVTFDAGE, from the coding sequence ATGTCACCGAATCTCTCCCGTCGCGACGTGCTCGGGGCGCTCGGAGCGGGGTCGCTCGTCGGCGCCGCGGGCTGTCTCGGAACGCTCGGCTTCGAGACGCAGTCCGCGTGGCGCGACCCGCCGTTGGTCGAGAACCGCCCTGACGCCGTCTACCGCCCCGCCCTCACCGAGGGGATGAAGACGTACGGGACGACGACTGCGGGCCCCTACGGCGTCGCGTTGACGTACTCGTACCCGCACCGCTTTTGGACGCTCACCGGCACCGAACTGTCGAAAACCGTCGTGGGGGCGCAGGACTCGCTTCACCTCATGGTCTCGCTTTGGGACCGCGAGACGCGCACCGTTCTCCCCGTGGACTCCGGCGTCGGCATCGAGATAACGCGAGACGGCAGTCTCGTCACCGAGGAACTCGCCTACCCGATGCTGTCTCAACAGATGGGTCTGCACTACGGGTCGAACTACGTCTTAGACGGCGAGGGCGAGTACGAGGCGACGGTGAGCGTCGGCGGCGTCTCCCTCGACCGGACGGGGTCGTTCGCCGGGCGTTTCGACTCGGCGGAGCGCGCCTCGCTTTCGTTTACGTTCGATACGGACGACCTGTCCGACGTTCCGCTGACCCGTCTCGACGACGCCGGCGAACGCGGGGCGGTCGAACCGATGGAGATGGAGTTCCCCGTCGGCGTCGCACCGGACGCCGAGAGCCTCCCGGGACGCCACCTCGGGCGGGCGACGAGCGGTGACGCCGTCTTGCACGCGTTCGCCATCGACGACGCCGACGCCGGACGGTTCGGAGACTCCGGCGGCACCTACCTCTACCTCTCGGCGCGCACGCCGTACAATCGAATCACGCTGCCGACGATGGGGGTGACCGCCGCGCTGACTCGCGACGGAGAGACGGCCTTCGAGGGGACGCTCTCTCGGACGCTCGACCCGGAACTCGGCTATCACTACGGGGCGAGCGTCGGCGAGGTTCGCGACGGCGACACGCTCGACGTGAGCGTGGACGTGCCGCCGCAGATTTCCCGCCACGACGGCTACGAGACGGCGTTTCTCGACATGCCCCCGGTCACGTTCGACGCGGGGGAGTGA
- a CDS encoding DNA-binding protein gives MTETTNTTTDAPEEATGTGEFACRTCGRTFPTDRLHVLHRGVRHPDDLTAEERESYREAYLAEESEIRSFRIRALGMLVVLYFGFLIVYALVA, from the coding sequence ATGACGGAGACGACGAACACGACGACGGACGCACCCGAGGAAGCGACCGGCACCGGCGAGTTCGCGTGCCGAACGTGCGGTCGGACGTTTCCGACCGACAGACTTCACGTCCTCCACCGGGGGGTGCGCCACCCGGACGACCTGACGGCCGAAGAGCGCGAATCGTACCGCGAAGCGTACCTCGCCGAGGAATCGGAGATTCGGTCGTTCCGAATCCGCGCGCTGGGTATGCTCGTCGTCCTCTACTTCGGCTTTCTCATCGTCTATGCTCTCGTCGCGTGA
- a CDS encoding 5'-deoxyadenosine deaminase — MLLAGTVIANSTTVYDDGAVVVEDDRIVAVGDRRAVEDAHPDREVREFDLLLPGLVGGHVHSVQSLGRGIADDTSLLDWLFDHVLPMEASLDAAGMRTAAELGYLELLESGTTTVVDHLSVAHADEAFEAAAELGIRGRLGKVMMDKRAPDGLAEDTDAALAETERLVRGYHGACDGRIRYAVTPRFAVSCTEECLRGARDIADRYDGVTIHTHASENRDEVETVAEDTGMRNVEWLHEVGLTGEDVVLAHCVWTEEEERELLAETGTNVTYCPSSNMKLASGVAPIVDYLDRDINVALGNDGPPCNNTLDPFTEMRQASLLQKVEHLDSQATPARVIFEMATINGAKAAGFDRVGELREGWKADIVALDTDVTRATPLHDALSHLVFGAHGDDVELTMVDGEVVYDEAFGGLQTGDADEIRRRARAVEFDGKAGH, encoded by the coding sequence ATGCTACTCGCCGGAACCGTCATCGCCAACTCCACGACCGTGTACGACGACGGCGCAGTCGTCGTCGAGGACGACCGCATCGTCGCCGTCGGCGACCGACGGGCGGTCGAAGACGCCCACCCCGACCGCGAGGTTCGGGAGTTCGACCTGTTGCTCCCGGGCCTCGTCGGAGGACACGTCCACTCCGTCCAGAGTCTCGGACGGGGCATCGCCGACGACACCTCGCTTTTGGATTGGCTCTTCGACCACGTCCTCCCGATGGAGGCGTCGTTGGACGCCGCGGGGATGCGGACGGCGGCCGAACTCGGCTATCTCGAACTGCTCGAAAGCGGGACGACGACGGTCGTAGATCACCTCTCCGTGGCCCACGCCGACGAGGCGTTCGAGGCGGCGGCCGAACTCGGCATCCGCGGCCGCCTCGGGAAGGTGATGATGGACAAGCGCGCGCCCGACGGACTCGCAGAGGACACAGACGCCGCACTCGCAGAGACCGAACGACTCGTCCGCGGGTACCACGGCGCGTGCGACGGGCGGATTCGCTACGCCGTCACGCCGCGGTTCGCCGTCAGTTGCACCGAGGAGTGCCTCCGCGGCGCGCGCGACATCGCTGACCGCTACGACGGCGTGACTATCCACACCCACGCGAGCGAGAACCGCGACGAAGTCGAAACCGTCGCCGAGGACACCGGCATGCGCAACGTCGAGTGGCTTCACGAAGTCGGTCTGACCGGCGAGGACGTGGTGTTGGCCCACTGCGTCTGGACCGAAGAGGAGGAACGCGAACTGCTGGCGGAGACTGGGACGAACGTCACCTACTGCCCCTCCTCGAACATGAAACTCGCCTCCGGCGTCGCGCCCATCGTCGACTACCTCGACCGAGATATCAACGTCGCTCTCGGCAACGACGGCCCGCCGTGCAACAACACGCTCGACCCGTTCACCGAGATGCGACAGGCGAGTCTCCTCCAGAAGGTCGAACATCTCGACTCGCAGGCGACGCCCGCGCGAGTCATCTTCGAGATGGCGACGATAAACGGCGCGAAGGCGGCCGGATTCGACCGCGTCGGCGAACTGCGCGAGGGGTGGAAAGCCGACATCGTCGCCCTCGATACGGACGTGACGCGCGCGACGCCGCTTCACGACGCCCTGTCGCATCTCGTCTTCGGCGCGCACGGCGACGACGTGGAGTTGACGATGGTCGACGGAGAGGTGGTGTACGACGAGGCGTTCGGCGGCCTCCAGACGGGCGACGCAGACGAGATACGGCGGCGCGCCCGGGCCGTCGAGTTCGACGGGAAAGCCGGACACTAA